GCCTATTCGAACAGCATCCTCGAAGCCGCCATCGGAATGGCCACCATCAATTCGCTGATCGATGTGGACGACACCCGTTGCGATGAACTGAATGCCGCCGAACTGATCATCGATAAGGGACGCGACAGGAAAGTGGCCATCATCGGCCACTTTCCCTTCGTGGACAAGGTTCGCAAAAAAGCGAAATCGTTGTGGGTCATCGAGAAGAATCCGAAACCCGGCGACCTCGAAGAAGACAAGGCCGCCGAACTGATCCCGGATGCCGATGTGGTGGCGATCACCGGCACGGCCCTGACTCACCACAGCCTTGAAGCGCTGCTGGCACTGTGCCATCCCTCCGCGTTCGTTCTGCTTCTCGGTGCTTCGGCCCCGCTCTCCCCTGTGCTGTTCGATTTCGGCGTGGACGCCATCTGCGGGACCTGGGTATCGGATCCGCCCACCGCCC
This Desulfatitalea tepidiphila DNA region includes the following protein-coding sequences:
- a CDS encoding DUF364 domain-containing protein, translating into MKILDQLIDSLNMDAPVKDICQGVFDTAVLTRHCGLAATLPRDALRQSPPLVVDAGELSRQTARQLVGLAYSNSILEAAIGMATINSLIDVDDTRCDELNAAELIIDKGRDRKVAIIGHFPFVDKVRKKAKSLWVIEKNPKPGDLEEDKAAELIPDADVVAITGTALTHHSLEALLALCHPSAFVLLLGASAPLSPVLFDFGVDAICGTWVSDPPTALRCVAQGANYRQIKGVKRLTLLR